A stretch of the Bradyrhizobium arachidis genome encodes the following:
- a CDS encoding YdcF family protein, producing MSDMDRSTRLPTADEIAAINATHLIETPLRPADLLFLFGTREDVALRAETAARLWREGYFRWSIVSGGVTPGSEQSECNVIKPAMVAAGIPAERILEEHCAMNTGENVIFSLPIIDAAIGLRNIRSVICLGNTWTARRYPMTLHRHWPEVTKMLLTVDSFATPRALWHTNAELCRRMLREWDKIAPYKAKGFIAEWPEA from the coding sequence ATGTCGGACATGGACCGCAGCACCCGGCTGCCGACGGCGGACGAGATCGCCGCCATCAACGCCACCCATCTGATCGAGACGCCGCTGCGGCCGGCCGACCTCCTGTTCCTGTTCGGCACAAGGGAGGACGTCGCCCTGCGCGCCGAGACCGCCGCGCGGCTGTGGCGCGAGGGCTATTTCCGCTGGTCGATTGTCAGCGGTGGGGTGACGCCGGGCTCGGAGCAATCCGAGTGCAATGTCATCAAGCCGGCGATGGTGGCGGCGGGCATTCCGGCCGAGCGGATCTTGGAAGAGCATTGCGCCATGAACACCGGCGAGAACGTCATCTTCTCGCTGCCGATCATCGATGCCGCCATCGGCCTGCGCAACATCCGCAGCGTGATCTGCCTCGGCAACACCTGGACCGCGCGCCGCTATCCGATGACGCTGCACCGGCACTGGCCGGAGGTGACGAAGATGCTTCTCACCGTCGACAGTTTTGCGACGCCGCGCGCGCTCTGGCACACGAACGCCGAACTTTGCCGCCGGATGCTGCGGGAATGGGACAAGATCGCGCCCTACAAGGCGAAGGGATTTATTGCGGAATGGCCGGAGGCGTAG
- a CDS encoding FAD-binding oxidoreductase — translation MSETFTSVSQDEAGFRERVRLSFDLDADICVIGAGLAGLTIALEAARLGASVAVLEGRHIGWNASGNQLGTVMPGFALPLADLIERIGFEDARELWTLSLDGAEFVRANATEDAMLGIGLSEGVLEVSNVDAGDRLISRLQMLYEDFDTDVEGWQVERVRETLKTDHYFHGVYYPRAFQVDGRKYIHALAALARRAGARIFEDTPVVSIDHSGIRKRIVTPSARLRASHIVLAGNIHLGAPLRRLSETLLPVWRYAGITEPLGERVHDIVAFKGSVMDTDGIDHFRIVDGDRLLWASPETTWEAKPQRFAGAIKRRISSIFPDLGDVAIADVFGGVTGQTVHGMPQIGQLRKGLWVASGFGRQGMNTSAMAGQLIARSILWGDERWRLFSPFELVWAGGPTGRVAGQLIGMWGRASSAAAGTLARYRERARVKERERETRLAEANRAAGTGPRRAPPGAVRPARPEPVRHEGEGISQ, via the coding sequence ATGAGCGAGACTTTCACAAGCGTGTCCCAGGACGAGGCCGGCTTTCGCGAGCGCGTACGGCTATCCTTCGATCTCGATGCCGATATCTGTGTCATTGGGGCCGGATTGGCCGGATTGACCATTGCGCTGGAAGCGGCCCGGCTCGGAGCGAGCGTCGCGGTCCTGGAGGGACGGCATATCGGCTGGAACGCCTCCGGCAACCAGCTCGGCACCGTGATGCCCGGCTTTGCGCTGCCGCTGGCCGATCTGATCGAGCGCATCGGTTTCGAGGATGCCCGTGAGCTCTGGACGTTGTCGCTGGACGGCGCCGAATTCGTCCGCGCCAACGCCACCGAGGACGCGATGCTGGGGATCGGCCTCAGCGAAGGTGTGCTCGAAGTCTCCAACGTCGATGCCGGTGATCGTCTGATCAGCCGCCTCCAGATGCTGTACGAGGACTTCGATACCGATGTCGAAGGATGGCAGGTCGAGCGCGTGCGCGAGACGCTGAAGACCGATCATTATTTCCACGGCGTCTATTATCCCAGGGCGTTTCAGGTCGACGGCCGCAAATACATCCATGCGCTCGCGGCGCTGGCGCGGCGGGCCGGCGCGCGGATTTTTGAGGATACGCCGGTTGTCAGCATCGATCATTCCGGCATTCGCAAGCGCATCGTCACGCCGTCGGCGCGCTTGCGTGCCTCACATATCGTGCTTGCCGGCAACATCCATCTCGGCGCGCCGCTGAGGCGCCTGTCGGAGACCTTGCTGCCGGTGTGGCGCTATGCCGGCATCACCGAGCCGCTCGGCGAACGCGTGCATGACATCGTCGCCTTCAAGGGCTCGGTGATGGATACCGATGGCATCGATCATTTCCGGATCGTCGACGGCGATCGGCTGCTGTGGGCGAGCCCGGAAACCACCTGGGAGGCCAAGCCGCAGCGCTTCGCCGGCGCGATCAAGCGGCGGATCAGCAGCATATTTCCTGATCTCGGCGATGTCGCGATCGCGGACGTCTTTGGCGGGGTCACCGGCCAGACCGTGCACGGCATGCCGCAGATCGGCCAGTTGCGCAAAGGCCTGTGGGTGGCCAGTGGCTTCGGCCGCCAGGGCATGAACACTTCCGCGATGGCCGGCCAGTTGATCGCCCGCAGCATTTTGTGGGGCGACGAGCGCTGGCGGCTGTTCTCGCCGTTCGAATTGGTGTGGGCGGGGGGCCCGACCGGCCGCGTGGCCGGCCAGTTGATTGGCATGTGGGGCAGGGCGAGCTCGGCAGCCGCGGGCACGCTTGCCCGCTACCGGGAGCGGGCCCGGGTCAAGGAGCGCGAACGCGAGACCCGTCTTGCGGAGGCCAACCGGGCTGCCGGTACCGGGCCGCGCCGTGCGCCGCCCGGCGCGGTCCGACCGGCCCGTCCGGAACCGGTGCGCCATGAAGGCGAGGGCATCTCGCAATAA
- a CDS encoding universal stress protein, which produces MFKSILVPIDLADTDLAKPAIATAATLSQTWSGAVRLLNVLPMTPVMLAEYVPADFDEQQRQTSEEALAIVARESGIEAGHISSVVRQGGIYHEILEEAAQMKADLIVMTSHRPAMRTYFLGSNAGHVVRYAKCSVLVVRH; this is translated from the coding sequence ATGTTCAAGTCCATCCTCGTGCCCATCGACCTCGCCGACACCGATCTGGCGAAGCCGGCCATCGCGACCGCGGCAACGCTATCGCAGACCTGGAGCGGCGCGGTGCGCCTGCTCAACGTGCTGCCGATGACGCCGGTGATGCTGGCCGAATACGTCCCGGCCGATTTCGACGAGCAACAACGTCAGACCTCCGAAGAGGCGCTCGCCATCGTCGCACGCGAATCCGGCATCGAGGCCGGTCACATCTCGAGCGTGGTGCGGCAGGGCGGCATCTATCACGAGATCCTGGAGGAAGCGGCCCAGATGAAGGCCGACCTCATCGTCATGACCTCACACCGGCCGGCGATGCGCACCTATTTTCTGGGCTCCAACGCGGGCCACGTCGTGCGCTACGCAAAGTGCTCCGTGCTGGTGGTGCGGCACTAA
- a CDS encoding histidine phosphatase family protein, with the protein MRRLLLLRHAKTETDAPSGRDKDRRLDDRGHKDAARIGEWIADHGPSPDMVLVSPAVRARQTWDLAWEAMKAHVAAPQVEFLPELYGADPAHLLVTIRTATIPANPKRLMLVGHNPGMHEFALMLTGSGDAASSKALAHNLPTAGLAIFDFDVKDWGDVAYRRGKLALFVSPKLLKQA; encoded by the coding sequence ATGCGCCGACTGTTGCTGCTGCGTCACGCCAAGACCGAGACTGACGCGCCAAGCGGCCGGGACAAGGATCGCCGCCTCGACGACCGCGGCCACAAGGACGCGGCCCGAATCGGCGAATGGATCGCCGATCACGGGCCCTCCCCGGACATGGTACTGGTGTCGCCGGCGGTACGCGCCAGGCAGACTTGGGACCTCGCCTGGGAGGCCATGAAGGCGCACGTCGCTGCGCCACAGGTCGAATTCCTGCCGGAACTCTACGGCGCCGATCCGGCGCACCTCCTGGTAACCATTCGCACCGCGACAATTCCGGCAAATCCCAAACGGCTGATGCTGGTCGGCCATAATCCCGGCATGCACGAGTTCGCGCTGATGCTGACAGGCAGTGGTGATGCGGCCAGCAGCAAGGCGCTCGCCCACAATCTGCCGACGGCGGGACTTGCGATCTTCGACTTTGACGTCAAGGATTGGGGTGACGTGGCATACCGCCGCGGGAAGCTGGCGCTGTTCGTCAGCCCCAAGCTGCTGAAGCAGGCGTGA
- a CDS encoding PLP-dependent aminotransferase family protein yields MSKFEYVKLADTIAAEISSGARRPGDRLPPQRSFAYERGIAVSTASRVYTELLRRGLVVGEVGRGTFISGEARRGITAPAEPRGARVDFEFNYPLLPQQTAMIAKSLAGLERPDALEVALRPATSTGTATTRSISAAYLSRQGWSPNPDHLVFTSNGRQCIAAALAALVPAGGRCGVEALTYPFIKGIAARLGITLVPLSMDEHGMRPDAIQKAHREAHLAALYLQPTIQNPLGITIPLARRNDILRVAEKLDLPIIEDTVYGFLADEAPLAALAPDRCLVVDSLSKKVAPGLALGFIVCPPQLRESVMASVRSGGWTASGYAFAAGQRLMGDGTAAELSRLKRIDAGKRQHLAAQRLAGFDMQSDPRSYHLWLALPHHWRSQTFVAAAGRRDIALTPSTTFAIASGHAPNAVRLALGAPSFEQLDAGLRTLASMLRAREEDFDSTE; encoded by the coding sequence ATGTCGAAGTTCGAATACGTGAAACTGGCCGATACCATCGCTGCCGAGATTTCGAGCGGTGCCCGCAGACCAGGCGACCGCCTGCCGCCGCAACGTAGTTTTGCGTATGAGCGGGGAATTGCCGTCTCTACCGCGAGCCGGGTTTACACGGAGTTGCTGCGCCGCGGACTCGTGGTCGGCGAAGTCGGCCGCGGCACGTTCATTTCCGGAGAGGCGCGGCGCGGAATCACTGCGCCGGCAGAGCCGCGCGGCGCGCGCGTCGATTTCGAGTTCAACTATCCGTTACTGCCGCAGCAGACCGCGATGATCGCCAAGAGTCTTGCCGGCCTCGAACGGCCCGACGCACTGGAAGTCGCGCTGCGTCCCGCGACCAGCACCGGGACTGCGACGACGCGCAGCATTTCCGCCGCCTATCTCTCGCGCCAGGGCTGGTCGCCGAATCCCGATCACCTCGTGTTCACGTCCAACGGCCGGCAATGCATCGCGGCTGCGCTCGCAGCACTCGTTCCCGCCGGCGGACGCTGCGGTGTGGAGGCGCTGACCTATCCCTTCATCAAGGGCATCGCCGCACGTCTCGGCATCACGCTGGTGCCGCTGTCGATGGACGAGCATGGCATGCGTCCCGACGCCATCCAGAAGGCGCATCGCGAGGCGCATCTGGCGGCGCTCTATCTGCAGCCGACGATCCAGAACCCGCTCGGCATCACCATTCCGCTGGCGCGTCGCAACGACATTTTGCGCGTTGCCGAAAAGCTCGACCTGCCGATCATCGAAGACACTGTCTACGGTTTTCTGGCCGACGAAGCACCGCTCGCTGCACTTGCGCCAGACCGCTGCCTTGTGGTCGACAGCCTGTCGAAAAAGGTGGCACCTGGGCTCGCGCTCGGCTTCATCGTCTGTCCGCCGCAATTGCGCGAAAGCGTGATGGCATCGGTGCGCTCGGGCGGTTGGACCGCATCAGGCTATGCCTTCGCGGCCGGGCAGCGGCTGATGGGCGACGGCACCGCGGCCGAATTGTCCCGGCTCAAGCGGATCGATGCGGGCAAGCGTCAGCACCTCGCGGCACAGCGCCTTGCCGGCTTCGACATGCAGTCCGACCCGCGCTCCTATCATCTGTGGCTGGCGCTGCCGCATCATTGGCGCTCGCAGACCTTCGTCGCCGCCGCCGGCCGCCGCGACATCGCGCTGACGCCGTCGACGACGTTCGCAATCGCCTCCGGTCACGCGCCGAACGCGGTGCGGCTCGCGCTCGGTGCACCGAGTTTCGAGCAACTCGACGCCGGCCTGCGCACGTTGGCCTCGATGCTGCGTGCACGGGAAGAGGATTTTGACTCGACCGAATAG
- a CDS encoding DUF1127 domain-containing protein translates to MTTILQTAGQNLSPSSSGGFLRSVVNGVQALFDHLERRAAIKTLNELDERALRDIGISRSQIEDAVYGSVKTDLMRYM, encoded by the coding sequence ATGACCACGATCTTGCAGACTGCCGGGCAGAATTTGAGCCCATCCTCATCGGGCGGATTTCTCCGCTCCGTCGTCAACGGCGTGCAGGCGCTGTTCGACCATCTGGAGCGCCGTGCCGCGATCAAGACGCTGAACGAACTCGACGAGCGCGCGCTGCGCGACATCGGGATCTCGCGCTCCCAGATCGAGGATGCCGTCTACGGATCGGTAAAAACCGACCTGATGCGCTACATGTGA
- the msrB gene encoding peptide-methionine (R)-S-oxide reductase MsrB, which produces MFDRRILLTTVAGLFGLAAFRWLRATPAQAAEKFEIEKTEAEWRAQLTPQQYEILRNHGTERPGSSPLLKEKRKGTFACAGCDLPLFSSETKFESGTGWPSFYQPIEGNVGKTEDRTYGMVRTEVHCRRCGGHLGHVFDDGPKPTGLRYCIDGFGLVFHPAAASAT; this is translated from the coding sequence ATGTTTGACCGCCGCATCCTGCTGACGACCGTTGCCGGCCTGTTTGGCCTTGCCGCGTTCCGCTGGCTGAGAGCCACGCCGGCACAAGCCGCGGAGAAGTTCGAGATCGAGAAGACCGAGGCGGAGTGGCGCGCCCAGCTCACGCCGCAGCAATATGAGATTTTGCGCAACCACGGCACTGAGCGGCCCGGCTCGAGTCCGCTCCTGAAGGAGAAGCGCAAGGGCACCTTCGCCTGCGCCGGCTGTGACCTGCCGCTGTTCTCCTCGGAGACGAAATTCGAGAGCGGCACGGGCTGGCCGAGCTTCTACCAGCCGATCGAAGGCAATGTCGGCAAGACGGAGGACCGCACCTACGGCATGGTCCGCACCGAGGTGCATTGCCGTCGCTGCGGCGGCCATCTCGGCCACGTCTTCGACGACGGTCCGAAGCCGACGGGACTGCGCTACTGCATCGACGGGTTTGGCCTGGTCTTCCATCCCGCCGCGGCGTCGGCAACGTAA
- a CDS encoding flagellar hook-basal body complex protein, protein MGIFDAMNTSVGGLQAQSYALQNISGNIANSSTTGYKGIGTSFVDLIPDSSVPSKQVAGGVTANAKATITTQGTISSSSVATNMAITGDGFFSVQKASGVVDNVPVFDGVTYYSRRGDFQVNANGNLVNGAGYYLMGVAVDPKTGNPTGSVPTVLQFQNNFVPAQATTSIQYAANLPTQPNTVASSTATPGSLLAAGGLNPSDYAANPLAVGTPPAPYTNATASGAAATGNIRSAYSSTTAVGTTALQNNSSAAASTTTSLDNTAGVHLASSILTGLSGQTLTINGNTITFNNGTTVTPAGSNTTIGLGAGTTATVADILNAIQLAGGAGVTATLTASGNIQIVSGATTDVAVGSGTAATALGISSVTRGGNVLSTPAISGATVLSGAATAGGAQVLSSGFAAGDTITVDGQTLTFMASGASGANQINVTDNITTLLGKIDALSGASGSSVSAGGVITLNTGTVANLTVSSSNSSAFAALGFTSTITKNRNGGGTAGTGTVIGNDIATFTKESISGGAVTAYNAAGTPVNLQLRWAKTDSASLGTGHSDTWNLFYQTDPNATGTTVGWVNTGQAFTFASDGSLTSPTGSGITINNVSVSGQSLGSVAFNISSGGLTQYASTSGAVTINTITQNGYAAGQLRSVAVNNNGLVVGTFSNGQNLDLAQVTLSHFNGTNYLKALDGGAYAVTDQSGPAIAGASGNISGSSLEGSNTDIADEFTKLIVTQQAYSANTKVITTANSMVQDLLNVLR, encoded by the coding sequence ATGGGTATCTTCGATGCGATGAACACGTCGGTGGGCGGCCTTCAGGCGCAGTCCTACGCGTTGCAGAACATCTCCGGCAACATCGCGAACTCCTCGACCACCGGCTACAAGGGCATCGGGACCAGCTTCGTCGATCTCATTCCCGACTCCTCCGTACCGAGCAAGCAGGTCGCGGGCGGCGTGACGGCCAACGCGAAAGCGACCATCACCACGCAGGGTACGATCTCGTCCTCCAGCGTCGCCACCAACATGGCGATCACCGGCGACGGCTTCTTCTCGGTGCAGAAAGCGAGCGGCGTCGTCGACAACGTGCCGGTGTTCGACGGCGTCACCTATTACAGCCGCCGCGGCGACTTCCAGGTCAACGCCAACGGCAATCTCGTCAACGGCGCCGGCTACTATCTGATGGGTGTCGCGGTCGACCCGAAGACCGGTAACCCGACCGGCAGCGTGCCGACGGTGCTGCAGTTCCAGAACAACTTCGTTCCGGCGCAGGCGACGACCTCTATCCAGTACGCGGCGAACCTGCCGACGCAGCCGAATACGGTGGCGAGCTCGACCGCGACGCCCGGTTCGCTGCTGGCCGCCGGTGGACTCAATCCGTCGGATTATGCCGCAAACCCGCTGGCGGTAGGCACCCCGCCGGCGCCCTATACCAACGCAACAGCTTCCGGCGCGGCAGCCACGGGCAACATCCGCTCGGCCTACTCGTCGACGACTGCAGTGGGCACGACCGCGCTCCAGAACAATTCCTCGGCTGCGGCATCGACGACCACGTCCCTCGATAATACCGCGGGCGTGCATCTCGCATCGAGCATCCTCACCGGATTGAGCGGTCAAACGCTGACGATCAACGGCAACACGATCACCTTCAACAACGGCACCACCGTCACGCCGGCCGGCAGCAACACCACGATCGGCCTCGGTGCGGGCACCACCGCGACAGTTGCCGACATCCTGAATGCGATCCAGTTGGCCGGCGGCGCCGGCGTCACGGCAACCCTGACCGCCAGCGGCAACATCCAGATCGTTTCTGGTGCAACGACGGACGTGGCGGTCGGCAGCGGCACGGCAGCAACAGCACTAGGTATCAGCAGCGTGACGCGCGGCGGCAACGTGCTGTCGACGCCTGCGATTTCGGGCGCCACGGTGCTGAGCGGTGCCGCAACGGCAGGCGGCGCACAAGTGCTCTCGTCGGGCTTTGCTGCCGGCGACACCATCACGGTCGACGGTCAGACGCTGACCTTCATGGCCTCCGGCGCCTCGGGTGCGAACCAGATCAATGTCACCGACAATATCACGACCTTGCTCGGCAAGATCGACGCTCTCTCCGGAGCCTCAGGATCCTCGGTCAGCGCCGGCGGTGTGATCACGCTCAACACCGGCACCGTCGCCAACCTGACGGTGTCCAGCTCCAACAGCTCCGCCTTTGCTGCGCTCGGCTTCACCTCGACCATCACCAAGAATCGCAACGGCGGCGGCACCGCCGGCACGGGGACCGTGATCGGCAACGACATCGCCACCTTTACAAAGGAATCGATCAGCGGTGGGGCGGTGACCGCTTACAACGCGGCCGGCACGCCGGTGAACCTGCAATTGCGCTGGGCCAAGACCGACAGCGCCTCGCTCGGCACGGGTCACTCCGACACCTGGAACCTGTTCTATCAGACCGACCCGAATGCGACCGGCACGACGGTCGGTTGGGTCAACACCGGGCAGGCCTTCACCTTTGCCAGCGACGGCTCACTGACCTCGCCCACCGGTTCGGGCATCACCATCAACAACGTCAGCGTCAGCGGCCAATCGCTCGGCTCGGTCGCCTTCAACATCTCCTCGGGCGGCCTGACGCAATATGCGAGCACCAGCGGTGCGGTGACCATCAACACCATCACGCAGAACGGCTACGCCGCCGGTCAGCTTCGCTCGGTCGCCGTCAACAACAACGGCCTTGTGGTCGGCACCTTCTCCAACGGTCAGAACCTCGACCTCGCCCAGGTGACGCTGTCGCACTTCAACGGCACCAACTACCTGAAGGCGCTGGACGGCGGCGCTTATGCCGTGACCGACCAGTCGGGTCCGGCGATCGCGGGTGCCTCGGGCAACATCTCAGGCTCCTCGCTTGAAGGCTCCAACACCGACATCGCCGACGAGTTCACCAAGCTGATCGTGACTCAGCAGGCCTATTCGGCCAACACCAAGGTCATCACGACGGCGAACTCGATGGTGCAGGATCTCCTGAACGTGTTGCGCTGA
- the flgK gene encoding flagellar hook-associated protein FlgK, with amino-acid sequence MGLSSALASAMSGLRANQAALSIVSSNVANSQTPGYVTQTPNQIEVSTGDFGSTVVTTGVSRDLDNFVLGQLRTETAGSGYADQMANILKQLQNVYGNPGGSGTLETALNTFTNSLQALSTSAGSSSAQTVALAAAQSLAQQLNVSTKGIQSLRSNVEQDLGTSAQQANAAMQKVADINTKLQGLAASDPSAATLMDQRDQAINTLSKFVDVRVTVDGSNQANLYTTTGIQLVGAGLASQFTFASAGALTATSLYNIDPAKSTVGALNIKLPNGSQLDVVANNVVSSGQIAADLKLRDQTLVQAQNQLDQLAATMSSALSDKTTAGTATSTAPAGFDLDLAGSLPGNTVNITYTDTATNTQRQVTLVNVTDPAALPLQNAPNANPVQVGVNFSNGMAAIAAALNNALPSSHLAFSAAPSPATATTLRVTDDGSGLAKITSTSTTKTISSLTSGNPQLALFTDGGQALYTGAITSSGSQMTGLAGRIAVNTAVSADPTRLSVYNTSPVTPAGDTTRSDFLYSQLTNTVFSYSPQTGLGSANQPFTGSVSSYLQQFLSIQSNASTQATQLQQGQSVVVSTLQAKFNSTSSVSLDTEMSNLIQLQNAYAANAHLMSVVQNMMNTLIQAQI; translated from the coding sequence ATGGGTTTGAGTTCAGCCCTAGCCAGTGCGATGAGCGGTCTGCGTGCCAACCAGGCTGCTCTGTCGATCGTCTCGTCGAACGTCGCAAACTCGCAGACGCCGGGTTACGTCACCCAGACGCCCAACCAGATCGAGGTCTCCACCGGCGATTTCGGATCGACGGTGGTGACGACCGGCGTCAGCCGGGATCTCGACAATTTCGTGCTGGGCCAGTTGCGCACCGAGACGGCCGGCAGCGGTTACGCCGACCAGATGGCCAACATTTTGAAGCAACTTCAGAACGTCTACGGCAATCCCGGCGGCAGCGGCACGCTTGAAACCGCGCTCAACACCTTCACCAACTCGCTCCAGGCGCTGTCGACCAGCGCCGGTTCCTCGTCGGCACAGACGGTCGCGCTGGCGGCGGCGCAGTCGCTGGCCCAGCAACTGAACGTCTCGACCAAGGGCATCCAGTCGCTGCGCTCCAATGTCGAGCAGGATCTCGGCACATCGGCGCAGCAGGCCAACGCGGCGATGCAGAAGGTCGCCGACATCAACACCAAGCTCCAGGGCCTGGCGGCGAGCGATCCGTCCGCCGCAACCCTGATGGACCAGCGCGACCAGGCGATCAACACGCTGTCGAAATTCGTCGACGTGCGCGTCACCGTCGACGGATCGAACCAGGCCAACCTCTACACCACCACAGGCATCCAGCTTGTCGGCGCCGGGCTCGCCTCGCAGTTCACCTTTGCATCGGCCGGTGCACTGACGGCGACCTCGCTCTACAACATCGACCCGGCGAAATCGACCGTCGGTGCACTCAACATCAAGCTGCCGAACGGCTCGCAGCTCGACGTCGTCGCCAACAACGTGGTGTCCTCCGGCCAGATCGCCGCCGATCTCAAGCTGCGCGACCAGACGCTGGTGCAGGCGCAGAACCAGCTCGACCAGCTCGCTGCGACGATGTCGAGTGCGTTGTCCGACAAGACCACGGCAGGCACCGCGACCTCGACCGCGCCGGCGGGCTTCGATCTCGACCTCGCGGGTTCTCTGCCGGGCAATACGGTCAACATCACCTATACCGACACCGCGACCAACACGCAGCGTCAGGTTACGCTGGTCAACGTTACCGATCCGGCGGCGCTGCCGCTCCAGAACGCCCCCAACGCCAACCCGGTGCAGGTCGGCGTCAACTTCTCCAACGGTATGGCCGCGATCGCGGCGGCGCTGAACAATGCGTTGCCCAGCTCGCATCTGGCGTTCTCTGCGGCGCCGTCGCCCGCGACGGCCACGACGCTGCGCGTCACCGACGACGGCTCGGGCCTTGCCAAGATCACGTCGACGTCCACCACCAAGACGATCTCGTCGCTGACATCCGGCAATCCGCAACTGGCACTGTTCACGGACGGCGGGCAGGCGCTCTATACCGGCGCGATCACCTCGTCTGGTTCGCAGATGACCGGCCTTGCCGGGCGCATCGCGGTGAACACGGCGGTTTCAGCCGATCCGACCAGACTGTCGGTGTACAACACGTCGCCGGTGACGCCGGCCGGCGATACCACGCGTTCGGACTTCCTCTATTCGCAGCTCACCAACACGGTGTTCTCCTATTCGCCGCAGACTGGCCTCGGTTCCGCGAACCAACCTTTCACCGGCTCCGTCTCGAGCTACCTCCAGCAGTTCCTGAGTATCCAGAGCAATGCCTCGACCCAGGCGACGCAATTGCAGCAGGGCCAGAGCGTCGTGGTCTCGACGCTGCAGGCAAAGTTCAACTCGACCTCCAGCGTCAGTCTCGACACGGAGATGTCGAACCTGATCCAGCTTCAGAATGCCTATGCCGCCAACGCCCATTTGATGTCGGTGGTGCAGAACATGATGAACACCTTGATCCAGGCTCAGATCTAA